From the genome of Aerococcus sanguinicola:
TGTAGCGAGTCAGAAAAAAATTGAGCAAGGTGACTTGATTACAGTAGACTATGGCTGCTACTACCAAGGTTACTGTTCCGATATGACGCGGACCTTTGCCTTGGGGGATCCAGGCGCCAAATTAAAAGAAATCTATCCCATTGTCCAAGAAGCCAACCGCCGGGTCAGCCAAGCTGCCCGACCAGGAATCAGCGGCCAGGCTTTGGATGCTGTCGCCAGAGACTATATCAGTCAAGCTGGCTACGGCGACGCTTTTGGCCATTCGCTAGGCCACAGCATTGGCTTAGAAATCCATGAAGCTCCCAATGCCAGCCCATCTTACGATGAAGCCCTTCAAGTGGGCCAACTGATTACCAATGAACCGGGGATTTATCTAGAAGGCATTGGTGGGGTCCGCATTGAAGATGACCTAGTCATTACTGAAGAAGGTAACCGCATCTTAACCCCAGCTAGCCGCGAATTAATTATTCTCTAAATTAAAATAAAATAAGGATATTTGTTCGCTAGTTGGCTTTTATATGATAAGATTAGTTATAACGTATTTGAATTGGAGGACGAGTTATGATTACAACAAATGATTTTAAAAACGGCTTAACCATTAAAGATGGCGATACACTCTACCGCATCGTGGATTTTCAACACGTTAAGCCAGGTAAGGGGAGTGCCTTTGTTCGCTCTAAATTAAAAAATCTACGGACAGGTGCGCTTCTCGATAAGACTTGGCGCGCTGGCGAAAAAGTAGAAACTGCTCATATTGACAATGATGCCATGCAATATCTTTATGCTTCTGGGGATATGCATGTTTTCATGGATAATCAAACTTTTGAACAAATTGAAATTCCAAGCGAACAGATTGAAGAAGAACTGAAGTACTTATTAGAAAATATGGAAGTTCAAGTAACCTCTTATGAAGGTGAAATCTTAGGGGTTAGCCTGCCAACAACAGTAGAATTAGAAGTTAAACAAACAGAACCCGGTATCAAGGGGGATACAGCCTCAGGTGGTAGCAAGCCAGCTACTATGGAAACAGGTTTGGTGGTTAATGTCCCATTTTTCGTTAACGAGGGAGACCATCTGATCATCAACACCAATGACGGAGAATATGTATCACGCGCTTAAGCTTGTAAAATAGAGAGTGGGGGGAATGTGAACATGGCAGAACGAACGGGAATGCTAACAGCTGAAGACCAGGCTTGTCTCGGTTCTTTCAACATTGCACCAAAAGTTATCGAAGATATTGCAAGCCAGGCTTGTAGAGATTTTGAAGAAGTAAACTTGCTTTCTTCTTGGCGTGCCAATTTTAATGACTGGATGAACCGTGACCAAGCGGTAATCCTCTATCAGAATGAGGACCATGAGATCTTTTTGGAAATTGCACTTTCCTTAAAGTATGGTGTCAATGTGCCAGAAACCATGACCCGCTTGCAACAACACGTGTTCGAAGAAGTTTATTTTATGACAGATGTACAACTTGACGCTATCAATATTAAAGTGACTGAACTTAATATTTAGGATAGGGTCTGAAGCTTAAAGGATGAATAAAGGAATGAAATTAGGCACTTCACAAATTAGAGAAATTGCTCTCCTAGTTCTCTACCAGCAAGCATTAAATCCGGAACTGGCTCCAGAAGCATGTATGACTTATGTTCTAGAAAACTTAGACCAGTTGAAGCAGGTCGTTAAGTATGAGGAAGTCGATGAAGAGGGATTAGAAGCGCTCAAAGATAAAGAACAATTTTTCGAAAAACAGCAACAAAGCCCTAGCAAAGGCAATGATTTTACGGCAATTGATTTTGAAGAGGGGGAAGAACTTCCTCCCTATCTCTTACAATTAGTTTCTGGTGTTCTGGCCAACCAAGAAGCCATTGATGCGAGGTTGGACCAGTCTATCTCAGGTAAATGGTCAGTCAAACGTTTGGAAAAAATTAATTTAGCTATCTTACGTCTAGCTCTATATGAAATGTTCTACGTTGCAGAAGACCGGGTTCCTAAGGTAGTAGCGGTTAATGAGGCGATTGAACTCGCCAAACGCTATTCGGACGACCGGTCGCGACGCTTTATTAATGGTGTTTTGTCAAATACAATGGAAAAATAAAAATGACCTTGAGGATTAATTCAATCACTGGGATGTCCCAGACTGCTTAAAAATATAAGAAATGAGGAACAGAAAATGATTGAAATTTATTCTAAAGATTATGTGAAAGAGCAAAAGAAAAAAATGGCTGAACGTGTTGAGGCCCTAAAGGCAAAAGGTATTCATCCCTCGATGACAACTTTCTTAGTCCAAGGACGCAGCGCTAATGCCCAATACGCTAAAGTAAAAGGCCGCTTTGCGGAAACTGTTGGCGTGGACTACCACTTAGTTGAACTAGACGCTGAAACCACTACGGAAGATCTTATTAAGGCAATTGAAGAGAAAAACCAAGATCCTAATACCCATGGGATTATGGTTGAAATGCCTCTGCCTGAACATATCGACGAGTCTCAAATTCGTGTGGCCCTAGATCCTAATAAGGATGTAGACGCTCTCCATCCTATCCATTTAGGTAACTTACTCCACCAGCGTCCTTCAACTATCCCCAATACTCCTTTGGCTGCGATGAAAATGCTCGAACTAGCAGATACTGAATTCAAAGGTAAAGACTGCGTGGTGATTGGTAACAGTACGGTTGTTGGCCGTCCATTGGCTGAACTCTTAGAGCAAAAAGAAGCAACGGTTACCCTCTGCCATATCTTCACCAATGATACGGCTAAATTTACGCGTGAAGCTGACATTGTCTGTTCCGCAACGGGCGTGCCCCATCTTGTGACTGAAGATATGATTAAAGAAGGGGCGACTGTCGTTGATATTGGGACAACCTATACCGAAGATGGCAAACTCTTAGGTGATGTGGATTATGAAAATGTTGCCCCTAAGACACGGGCGATAAC
Proteins encoded in this window:
- the efp gene encoding elongation factor P, producing the protein MITTNDFKNGLTIKDGDTLYRIVDFQHVKPGKGSAFVRSKLKNLRTGALLDKTWRAGEKVETAHIDNDAMQYLYASGDMHVFMDNQTFEQIEIPSEQIEEELKYLLENMEVQVTSYEGEILGVSLPTTVELEVKQTEPGIKGDTASGGSKPATMETGLVVNVPFFVNEGDHLIINTNDGEYVSRA
- a CDS encoding Asp23/Gls24 family envelope stress response protein — encoded protein: MAERTGMLTAEDQACLGSFNIAPKVIEDIASQACRDFEEVNLLSSWRANFNDWMNRDQAVILYQNEDHEIFLEIALSLKYGVNVPETMTRLQQHVFEEVYFMTDVQLDAINIKVTELNI
- the nusB gene encoding transcription antitermination factor NusB, encoding MNKGMKLGTSQIREIALLVLYQQALNPELAPEACMTYVLENLDQLKQVVKYEEVDEEGLEALKDKEQFFEKQQQSPSKGNDFTAIDFEEGEELPPYLLQLVSGVLANQEAIDARLDQSISGKWSVKRLEKINLAILRLALYEMFYVAEDRVPKVVAVNEAIELAKRYSDDRSRRFINGVLSNTMEK
- a CDS encoding bifunctional 5,10-methylenetetrahydrofolate dehydrogenase/5,10-methenyltetrahydrofolate cyclohydrolase, producing the protein MIEIYSKDYVKEQKKKMAERVEALKAKGIHPSMTTFLVQGRSANAQYAKVKGRFAETVGVDYHLVELDAETTTEDLIKAIEEKNQDPNTHGIMVEMPLPEHIDESQIRVALDPNKDVDALHPIHLGNLLHQRPSTIPNTPLAAMKMLELADTEFKGKDCVVIGNSTVVGRPLAELLEQKEATVTLCHIFTNDTAKFTREADIVCSATGVPHLVTEDMIKEGATVVDIGTTYTEDGKLLGDVDYENVAPKTRAITPVPGGVGPVTQVMLFDQMITRLEKEAN